In Helianthus annuus cultivar XRQ/B chromosome 9, HanXRQr2.0-SUNRISE, whole genome shotgun sequence, the following are encoded in one genomic region:
- the LOC110878950 gene encoding protein PTST, chloroplastic: MECHTMSTSIQGLSSCQRGNRHISWCYHYNSAPLSLRKNFWKLSHCMKNGRHYAHSRVLCLPTTLEEEFSSMQSKNYSKDDKYASDSFSEDVSEQLVDSDQLKSLIADAERAKLLKKLSEANQHNRYLKRQLIVREEAFAQFKSELAVTELEIQALLSMAKEIASYGIPAGSRKINGKYIQSLLLLQLQGMQEKLKKQIKDVELAQSKEVTLSWSGMAESVQVMGSFDGWSHGEYLSAEYTGSYTRFSTSIMLRPGRYEIKFLVDGEWLLSPEYPTVGEGLMENNLLVVE; the protein is encoded by the exons ATGGAGTGTCATACGATGAGCACTTCGATACAAGGATTGTCATCTTG TCAACGTGGCAACAGACACATATCATGGTGTTATCACTATAATTCGGCTCCTTTGTCTTTGAGGAAGAATTTTTGGAAGTTATCTCATTGTATGAAAAATGGTAGACACTATGCCCATTCGAGAGTACTTTGTTTGCCCACCACTCTTGAGGAAGAATTTTCATCAATGCAGTCAAAGAATTACTCAAAGGATGACAAATATGCGTCTGATTCGTTCTCAGAAGACGTGTCTGAACAACTGGTTGACAGTGATCAG CTAAAGTCACTCATTGCTGATGCTGAGAGGGCAAAACTCTTGAAGAAACTGAGTGAGGCTAATCAGCACAATAGGTATCTCAAGCGTCAG TTGATTGTCAGGGAGGAAGCTTTTGCGCAGTTTAAAAGTGAACTTGCTGTCACTGAACTTGAGATTCAG GCATTGTTAAGCATGGCAAAAGAAATTGCTAGTTATGGCATTCCAGCAGGTTCAAGAAAAATAAATGGGAAATACATTCAGTCTCTTCTTCTTTTACAGTTACAAG GCATGCAAGAAAAATTAAAGAAACAAATTAAGGATGTAGAACTTGCACAGTCGAAAGAGGTGACCTTATCCTGGTCTGGCATGGCAGAG AGTGTGCAAGTAATGGGCTCATTTGATGGCTGGAGTCATGGAGAATATTTATCAGCAGAGTATACCGGTTCTTACACTAGGTTCTCCACATCAATAATGCTTAGACCCGGAAG GTACGAAATCAAATTCTTGGTGGATGGAGAGTGGCTTCTGTCACCGGAATACCCGACTGTTGGGGAGGGATTGATGGAGAACAACTTGTTGGTAGTCGAATAG
- the LOC110876491 gene encoding uncharacterized protein LOC110876491: MAILLNVSRWVKFVQEKEKNQEMSLVRAGDTRWGSHLKTIHRLLDLWKPVKEVLIALSREGSHRKTKGTALSMAEKMENFEFVFIAHLMLNLLRKTNDLSQALQLKNQNICSVVRLIEDTKYDINKYRDDGWEELIKEVTIFCAQNEIHMPNMEDVIPGRVVDLLLNEMNERFTKSNSELLTCIACLDPRDSFQSFDREKLLRLAELYSEDFTQFDLGQLKIQLDRYISNIRSNEAFSGLQDIGQLAKKMVHMKYHITYALVYRLLELALVLPVATATVERSFSAMKFIKTDLRNKMGDMFLTDALVCYVEKDIFDTVEIEAILQRFQNMGPRRLQLPAVKKK, translated from the exons ATGGCGATTTTGTTAAACGTATCGAGATGGGTGAAGTTTGTACAGGAAAAGGAAAAAAACCAAGAAATGAGTTTAGTCCGAGCTGGTGACACTCGTTGGGGTTCGCATCTTAAAACTATACATCGACTTTTAGACTTGTGGAAACCAGTGAAAGAAGTACTTATTGCTTTGTCTAGAGAGGGTTCACATAGAAAAACTAAGGGAACTGCGCTTAGTATGGCTGAGAAAATGGAAAACTTTGAATTTGTTTTTATTGCTCATTTAATGTTGAATTTATTAAGAAAGACAAATGACTTGTCACAAGCCCTACAGCTAAAGAATCAAAATATTTGTAGCGTTGTTCGATTGATTGAAGATACGAAATATGATATAAATAAATATAGGGACGATGGATGGGAGGAGTTAATAAAAGAAGTCACTATATTTTGTGCTCAAAATGAAATTCATATGCCTAATATGGAAGACGTCATTCCAGGACGA GTTGTTGATCTTCTTCTTAATGAAATGAATGAGCGTTTTACTAAGTCTAACTCGGAGTTGCTTACGTGTATTGCCTGCCTTGATCCTAGAGATTCATTTCAATCTTTTGACCGTGAGAAGTTATTACGGCTTGCCGAGTTATATTCAGAAGATTTTACTCAATTTGATCTTGGTCAACTAAAGATACAACTAGATCGGTATATTTCAAATATAAGAAGTAATGAAGCCTTTTCTGGTCTTCAAGATATTGGACAACTTGCAAAGAAAATGGTCCACATGAAGTATCATATTACTTATGCACTCGTCTATCGACTACTTGAGTTGGCATTGGTCTTGCCTGTTGCAACCGCTACTGTCGAAAGATCTTTTTCCGCAATGAAGTTtatcaagacggatttacgcaataaGATGGGTGATATGTTTCTCACAGATGCATTGGTGTGCTATGTCGAGAAAGATATTTTTGATACTGTTGAAATTGAAGCAATTTTGCAAAGGTTTCAAAATATGGGACCCCGTAGATTACAATTACCagctgttaaaaaaaaataa